The following coding sequences are from one Bacillota bacterium window:
- the spoIVA gene encoding stage IV sporulation protein A produces MEKFDIFKDIAERTGGDIYMGVVGPVRTGKSTFIKRFMELLVLPNIKDPYAREQAKDELPQAGTGRMIMTTEPKFIPAEAVEITLKDSLKMRVRLVDCVGFSVPGAVGYEEQGGPRMVMTPWFEYEIPFEEAAEIGTRKVISEHSTMGLVVTTDGSITDIARDAYVDAEERVIRELKELGKPFVIVLNSVRPLEKEAQELSERLSAKYDVPVIPVDAAQMTVDDVQTLMEQVLYEFPVKEVNINLPAWVEELEPKHWLRVKFEEGVAEAVQGVRRLRDVDGAIEKLSGFDFVSDVSLRNMDMGTGVATVDLRAKGELFYQVLEEMSAYSLKNEADLVKAMKELAFAKKEYDVIAEALKDVRETGYGMVSPRLQDMIFEEPEMIKQGNHFGVKLKASAPSLHFIRADVETEVTPIIGTEKQGEEMVKFLLREFEGDPKKIWQSDMFGKSMHDLVREGIQNKLFQMPENAQQKLQETIQRIVNEGSGGLLCIII; encoded by the coding sequence GTGGAGAAGTTCGATATCTTCAAGGATATCGCCGAACGGACGGGCGGGGACATCTACATGGGTGTCGTCGGTCCAGTCCGGACGGGGAAGTCGACCTTCATCAAACGCTTCATGGAACTCCTCGTCCTGCCCAACATCAAGGACCCATATGCCCGCGAGCAGGCGAAGGACGAGCTTCCGCAGGCGGGGACCGGCCGGATGATCATGACCACCGAACCGAAGTTCATCCCGGCGGAGGCCGTTGAGATCACCCTCAAGGACAGCCTGAAGATGAGGGTCCGCTTGGTCGACTGCGTCGGCTTCAGCGTTCCCGGGGCGGTCGGGTATGAAGAGCAGGGCGGCCCGCGGATGGTCATGACCCCATGGTTCGAGTATGAGATCCCCTTCGAGGAAGCGGCCGAGATCGGCACCCGCAAGGTGATCTCCGAGCACTCGACGATGGGTCTGGTGGTCACGACCGACGGTAGCATCACCGATATTGCGCGCGACGCTTACGTGGACGCCGAGGAGCGAGTCATCAGGGAACTGAAGGAGCTCGGCAAACCCTTCGTCATTGTCCTCAACAGCGTCAGGCCGCTGGAGAAGGAGGCCCAGGAGCTCTCTGAGCGGCTTTCGGCGAAGTACGACGTGCCGGTGATCCCGGTGGACGCAGCCCAGATGACCGTCGACGACGTCCAGACCCTGATGGAGCAGGTCCTCTACGAGTTTCCGGTGAAGGAGGTCAACATCAACCTCCCCGCCTGGGTCGAGGAACTCGAACCCAAGCACTGGCTCAGGGTCAAGTTCGAAGAGGGTGTGGCCGAGGCGGTCCAGGGCGTCCGCCGGCTGCGCGACGTGGACGGGGCCATCGAGAAGTTGTCCGGATTCGACTTCGTCTCCGACGTCAGCCTGCGAAACATGGACATGGGGACCGGCGTGGCCACCGTCGACCTGCGGGCCAAGGGCGAACTGTTCTACCAGGTCCTCGAGGAGATGAGCGCATACTCCCTCAAGAACGAGGCCGACCTGGTCAAAGCGATGAAGGAACTGGCCTTTGCCAAGAAGGAGTACGACGTCATCGCCGAGGCGCTCAAGGACGTCCGCGAGACCGGCTACGGGATGGTCTCTCCGCGGCTCCAGGACATGATCTTCGAGGAACCCGAGATGATCAAGCAGGGGAACCACTTCGGCGTCAAACTCAAGGCCAGCGCGCCTTCGTTGCACTTCATCCGGGCCGACGTGGAGACCGAGGTCACTCCGATCATCGGCACGGAGAAGCAGGGCGAAGAAATGGTCAAGTTCCTCCTCCGCGAGTTCGAGGGGGACCCCAAGAAGATCTGGCAGTCCGACATGTTCGGCAAGTCCATGCACGACCTCGTCCGCGAGGGCATTCAGAACAAGCTCTTCCAGATGCCCGAGAACGCGCAGCAAAAGCTACAGGAGACCATCCAGAGGATCGTCAACGAAGGCAGCGGCGGACTGCTCTGCATCATCATCTGA
- a CDS encoding HU family DNA-binding protein, which yields MLTKAELVDKVASKTGLTKKDAGKAVDAVFKAITDSLKGGHKVSMVGFGTFDVRKRAARMGRNPQTGKQIKIGARKVPAFKPGKNLKEAVAR from the coding sequence CTGTTGACAAAGGCAGAACTCGTCGACAAGGTAGCTTCCAAGACCGGCCTCACGAAGAAGGACGCCGGCAAGGCCGTTGACGCGGTCTTCAAGGCCATCACCGACTCCCTCAAGGGTGGTCACAAGGTGTCCATGGTCGGCTTTGGGACGTTCGACGTCCGGAAGCGCGCCGCGCGGATGGGCCGCAACCCTCAGACGGGCAAGCAGATCAAGATTGGCGCCCGCAAGGTCCCGGCCTTCAAGCCTGGCAAGAACCTGAAGGAAGCCGTGGCGCGGTAA
- a CDS encoding NAD(P)H-dependent glycerol-3-phosphate dehydrogenase, with product MSYFSYDATVLGAGGWGTALALLLAENGHRVKLWARRAEFAAELRRIGENRTYLPGVALDPTLTLVEDLAEALGGARMVVLAVPSHGLREVVRRAAGPCPDGAIVVSATKGLEVDTNARMSQVIQEEMGKKAARLTILSGPNFSAEVARRMPAATVVASSSRETAEEAQDVLMNAHFRVYTHPDVVGVELGGALKNVYAIAAGIADGLGLGHNTRAAVVTRALAEMTRLGVALGARPMTFAGLAGLGDLFLTCTGDLSRNRQTGVRLGRGEAVEAVLGSSPMVVEGVRAARVAGALGRRSGIELPIAEQVVEVLFHRKPPADAVSALMSRGRRHEMEEVTPSPLDWTP from the coding sequence TTGAGCTACTTCAGTTACGATGCGACCGTCCTGGGGGCCGGCGGCTGGGGCACGGCCCTCGCCCTTTTACTGGCCGAAAACGGGCATCGGGTGAAGCTGTGGGCCAGGCGGGCCGAGTTCGCCGCCGAGCTTCGCCGAATCGGGGAGAACCGGACCTACCTTCCAGGCGTGGCTCTGGACCCCACCCTGACGCTCGTCGAGGACCTCGCCGAGGCCCTCGGCGGGGCGAGAATGGTCGTTCTGGCAGTGCCTTCGCACGGGCTGCGGGAGGTTGTCAGGCGGGCCGCCGGCCCCTGCCCTGACGGGGCCATCGTGGTCAGCGCGACGAAAGGGCTCGAGGTTGACACCAACGCCCGGATGAGCCAGGTCATTCAGGAGGAGATGGGGAAGAAGGCCGCCCGCCTGACCATCCTGTCGGGCCCAAACTTCTCGGCCGAGGTCGCTAGGCGTATGCCGGCGGCCACCGTCGTCGCCTCCTCCAGCCGGGAGACGGCCGAGGAGGCCCAGGACGTGCTGATGAACGCCCATTTTCGGGTGTACACTCACCCCGATGTGGTCGGCGTGGAACTCGGTGGGGCCTTGAAGAACGTCTACGCCATCGCCGCCGGCATCGCCGACGGCCTGGGGCTCGGCCACAATACTCGGGCGGCCGTGGTCACCAGGGCCCTGGCCGAGATGACCCGGCTCGGGGTGGCCCTCGGCGCCCGGCCGATGACCTTCGCCGGGTTGGCCGGCCTCGGCGACCTCTTCCTGACCTGCACCGGCGATCTCTCGCGCAACCGCCAGACCGGCGTCAGGCTGGGCCGGGGCGAGGCCGTCGAGGCCGTCCTCGGTTCGTCGCCGATGGTCGTCGAGGGCGTCCGCGCGGCCCGCGTGGCCGGCGCTCTTGGCCGCCGGAGCGGGATCGAGTTGCCCATCGCCGAACAAGTGGTGGAGGTACTCTTCCACCGCAAACCCCCGGCCGACGCGGTCTCCGCCCTGATGAGCAGGGGCCGCCGGCACGAGATGGAAGAAGTGACCCCTAGCCCGCTGGACTGGACGCCCTGA
- a CDS encoding site-specific integrase, giving the protein RLQSFYSKLANKPRADGKPGLLSPTTVRYTYSVLNIALRRAVRLALIPRNPADGTDPPKAAKTEQRAFTDDEARRFLKSVKDDRLSALYWLALALGLRRGELLGLRWQDLDLDKALLHVRQSLVAVKGRPVIQAPKTDRGRRTLELTPQLVAIIKRYRVQQAKAKLFFGEEYKDHGLVFPTEFGEAMAPRSLTRQFERRLEKAGLPRIRFHDLRHTFASLAFPDTDLKTVSAILGHDDISTTADIYSHVLHGHQRRAIKKVVKQITSGPDD; this is encoded by the coding sequence CGTCTTCAATCGTTCTACAGTAAACTCGCTAACAAGCCCCGGGCGGACGGCAAGCCCGGGCTCCTGTCGCCAACGACCGTCCGCTACACATACTCCGTCCTGAACATCGCCCTGAGGAGGGCCGTCCGGCTTGCCCTGATCCCGCGTAACCCGGCCGACGGCACCGACCCACCCAAGGCCGCGAAGACCGAGCAGCGGGCCTTCACGGACGACGAGGCCCGACGGTTCCTCAAGAGCGTCAAGGATGACCGTCTGTCGGCCCTGTACTGGCTGGCCCTGGCCCTCGGCCTCCGGCGCGGCGAACTCCTTGGCCTCAGGTGGCAGGACCTGGACCTCGACAAGGCCCTTCTCCACGTGCGGCAGTCCCTGGTGGCCGTCAAGGGCCGGCCGGTCATCCAGGCGCCAAAGACCGACCGTGGCCGACGGACGCTCGAACTGACCCCGCAGCTCGTGGCGATCATCAAGCGCTACCGGGTCCAGCAGGCCAAGGCGAAGCTGTTTTTCGGCGAGGAGTACAAGGACCACGGCCTGGTCTTCCCGACCGAGTTCGGGGAGGCCATGGCCCCACGGTCGCTGACCCGCCAGTTCGAGAGGCGCTTGGAAAAAGCCGGGCTCCCCCGGATCCGCTTCCACGACCTCAGGCATACCTTCGCCTCCTTGGCTTTCCCGGACACAGACTTGAAGACGGTCAGCGCGATCCTCGGCCACGACGACATTTCGACGACCGCCGACATCTACTCTCACGTCCTCCACGGTCACCAGCGCCGGGCGATCAAGAAGGTCGTGAAACAGATTACTTCGGGACCCGATGATTAG
- the der gene encoding ribosome biogenesis GTPase Der has protein sequence MNPVVAIVGRPNVGKSALFNRLLQQRLAIVESEPGVTRDRIYATAEWSGRGFTLVDTGGIEVTADHGIHDLTRRQAQLAIQEADVVLMVVNGREGLLPADQEVAEELRRAGPRQVIVVVNKVDDPAQMKNLYEFYGLGLGLGDPMAVSAAHGLGIGDLLDRILTLLPEGEAEAGDESVNRVAVVGRPNVGKSSLVNAILGEERVIVSDIPGTTRDAIDVGVVRGGSRYIFIDTAGMRRKGRIEHPVERYGVIRALRAVDRADVALILIDAVEGLTEQDKKIAGYVFEAGRASIVVINKWDLFEDKSDEGVKAFVDGVRWGLPFMSYSPILMISARTGQRVPKILETVDRVAGEYSRKIPTPDLNRLLRDAVTVSPPPAERGKRLKIYYATQGGTRPPTFLLFVNDPDLLYYTYRRYLENRLREAYGFDGTPIRLVAKERK, from the coding sequence AAGTCGGCCCTTTTCAATCGCCTCTTACAACAGAGGCTGGCGATCGTCGAGAGCGAGCCGGGGGTCACCCGGGACCGCATCTACGCCACGGCCGAGTGGTCGGGCCGCGGTTTCACGCTGGTCGACACGGGCGGCATCGAGGTGACCGCCGACCATGGAATCCACGATCTGACCCGCCGCCAGGCCCAACTGGCCATTCAGGAGGCCGACGTCGTCCTGATGGTCGTCAACGGCCGCGAGGGCCTCCTTCCGGCCGATCAGGAAGTCGCCGAGGAACTGCGCCGGGCCGGGCCTCGTCAGGTCATCGTGGTGGTCAACAAGGTCGATGATCCCGCGCAGATGAAGAACCTCTACGAGTTCTACGGCCTCGGCCTCGGCCTCGGCGACCCGATGGCCGTCTCGGCCGCTCACGGCCTGGGCATCGGCGACCTCCTGGATCGGATCCTGACCCTCTTGCCAGAAGGAGAAGCTGAAGCAGGCGACGAATCCGTCAACAGGGTCGCCGTCGTCGGCCGCCCCAACGTCGGCAAGTCGTCCCTGGTCAACGCGATCCTCGGGGAAGAGCGGGTGATCGTCTCGGACATCCCGGGGACGACCCGCGACGCCATCGATGTCGGAGTGGTCCGCGGGGGCAGCCGATACATCTTCATCGACACCGCCGGGATGCGGCGGAAGGGGCGCATCGAGCACCCCGTCGAACGGTACGGCGTGATCAGGGCCCTCCGGGCGGTCGATCGGGCGGACGTCGCCCTGATCCTGATCGACGCCGTCGAGGGCCTGACCGAGCAGGACAAGAAGATCGCCGGCTATGTCTTCGAAGCCGGGCGGGCATCGATCGTCGTCATCAACAAGTGGGATCTCTTTGAGGACAAGTCGGACGAGGGCGTCAAGGCCTTTGTCGACGGGGTGCGGTGGGGCCTGCCGTTCATGAGCTATTCGCCGATCCTGATGATTTCGGCCCGCACCGGGCAGCGAGTGCCTAAGATCCTGGAGACGGTCGATCGGGTGGCCGGGGAGTATTCCCGGAAGATCCCCACTCCCGACCTGAACCGGCTGCTGAGGGACGCCGTCACCGTCAGCCCGCCTCCCGCGGAACGGGGGAAGCGACTGAAGATCTACTACGCCACGCAGGGTGGCACGCGTCCGCCGACCTTCCTCCTCTTCGTCAACGATCCAGACCTGCTTTATTACACCTATCGCCGATACCTGGAGAACCGGCTGAGGGAGGCCTACGGTTTCGACGGGACCCCGATTCGACTGGTCGCCAAGGAGAGAAAGTAG
- a CDS encoding homoserine kinase yields the protein MSAEADDRKVASADSAGRFFRITVPASSANLGPGFDCLGIALDIRDSFAVEVAGPGQPALTIEVRGAGAPAISSGPDNLVYRAFKRVLDYLGRDCPPVRMEIDNAIPCGCGLGSSAAAIVAGACLGRALVQALEAEEAPAANEAAAAASPSGSLTKKSLDDETLVALATGIEGHPDNVAAAFHGGLTISTSAPYGGVFVRRCQAATSFGAVVAVPDFAFSTDEARSLLPSSVSMTDAVFNIGRTATLVAGLLLGDARAVRQGMADRLHQPYRAKAFAYLSGVIEAAIAAGAAGAALSGAGPSVLAIVETGGGDDGGKVGRAMVEAFGRAGHQAVAYVSGIAERGVVFE from the coding sequence GTGAGCGCCGAGGCCGATGATCGCAAGGTTGCGTCCGCGGACAGCGCCGGGCGGTTCTTCCGGATAACCGTCCCGGCTTCGTCGGCCAACCTGGGACCGGGTTTCGATTGCCTGGGAATCGCCCTGGACATCCGGGACTCATTCGCCGTCGAGGTCGCCGGTCCGGGACAGCCGGCGCTGACCATCGAAGTGCGGGGGGCCGGCGCTCCGGCCATCTCGTCCGGCCCGGACAACCTGGTCTACCGGGCTTTCAAGCGAGTCCTTGATTACCTGGGTCGGGATTGCCCGCCGGTCCGGATGGAGATCGACAACGCCATCCCCTGCGGCTGCGGGTTGGGAAGCAGCGCGGCGGCCATCGTCGCCGGGGCCTGCCTGGGAAGGGCCTTGGTCCAGGCGCTCGAGGCCGAAGAGGCGCCGGCCGCGAACGAGGCGGCGGCTGCGGCCTCGCCCAGCGGGTCGTTGACCAAGAAGTCCCTCGACGACGAGACCCTGGTCGCGCTGGCTACGGGAATCGAGGGCCATCCGGACAACGTGGCCGCGGCTTTCCACGGCGGCCTGACCATCTCGACCTCGGCCCCGTACGGGGGGGTCTTCGTCCGGCGCTGTCAGGCCGCGACCTCCTTCGGCGCCGTCGTCGCCGTGCCCGACTTCGCCTTCTCGACTGACGAGGCCCGCTCGCTCCTGCCGTCATCGGTGTCGATGACCGACGCGGTCTTCAATATTGGTCGGACGGCGACTCTCGTTGCCGGGTTGCTGCTCGGGGATGCCAGGGCGGTGCGGCAAGGGATGGCCGACCGCCTGCACCAGCCATACCGGGCCAAGGCTTTCGCCTATCTCAGCGGCGTGATTGAGGCGGCCATTGCGGCGGGCGCGGCGGGCGCTGCCTTGAGCGGGGCCGGCCCCTCGGTGCTGGCCATCGTGGAAACGGGCGGCGGTGACGATGGCGGGAAGGTCGGCCGGGCGATGGTCGAGGCTTTTGGCCGAGCCGGTCACCAGGCAGTGGCCTACGTCAGCGGTATCGCCGAGCGCGGAGTCGTGTTCGAATGA
- the plsY gene encoding glycerol-3-phosphate 1-O-acyltransferase PlsY — MDRLVVSLILGYLIGAVPFGFIAGRLLGVDVRKHGSGNIGATNVLRVIGARAAAPVLLLDAAKGAAPVYLARHLAAGVDPAWAGMLAGLAAIAGHNWSVFLGFKGGKGVATSAGVAIMLIPRYLLAGLGAFVVAVALTRYVSLGSILGALATGIYVLIAPSALPEKVFGVVGAVFIIYRHKANITRLLAGQESRVGQRPGQRR, encoded by the coding sequence ATGGACCGCTTGGTGGTTTCCCTTATACTGGGCTATCTGATTGGCGCCGTTCCCTTCGGCTTCATCGCCGGTCGCCTCCTGGGCGTGGACGTCAGGAAGCACGGCAGTGGGAACATCGGCGCCACCAACGTTTTGAGGGTGATTGGGGCCAGGGCGGCCGCGCCGGTCCTATTACTGGATGCGGCGAAAGGTGCTGCCCCGGTCTACCTGGCCCGCCATCTGGCCGCCGGGGTCGACCCGGCCTGGGCCGGGATGCTTGCCGGTCTGGCCGCCATTGCCGGACACAACTGGTCGGTCTTCCTCGGGTTCAAGGGCGGCAAGGGCGTGGCCACCAGCGCCGGGGTGGCCATCATGCTGATCCCCCGCTATCTGCTGGCGGGCCTGGGCGCCTTCGTGGTCGCCGTCGCCCTGACCCGCTACGTCTCCCTGGGGTCGATCCTCGGGGCCCTGGCCACGGGCATCTACGTGCTGATCGCCCCGTCGGCCTTGCCCGAGAAGGTCTTCGGGGTCGTCGGCGCGGTCTTCATCATCTACCGGCACAAGGCCAACATCACGAGACTCCTGGCCGGTCAGGAGTCCCGGGTCGGACAGCGCCCGGGCCAACGGCGTTAG
- the thrC gene encoding threonine synthase, which yields MKPTLASESSRQGAWPGVIAAYRRFLPVSDKTPVVTLNEGNTPLIPAPRLAKAVFGPDPRPALYLKFEGLNPTASFKDRGMTMAVSKAVEAGAKGVICASTGNTSASAAAYAARAGLACLVVIPKGAVASGKLAQALIYGARVLAVEGNFDVALELVRGLCARHPEIAVVNSINPYRLEGQKTGAFEIVEQLGRAPEFLAIPVGNAGNITAYWRGFKEAAATVGTGRPRMLGFQAEGAAPFLSGRFVDRPKTIATAIRIGHPASWDGARSAVAESDGQFTAVSDEEIVVAYRLLARLEGVFCEPASAVTLAGLAKLAREGGFSEAHVGTGAAVVCILTGNGLKDPNRARRVSIAPEPVRADLDLVEEVAFGMDGGEVGR from the coding sequence GTGAAACCAACCCTGGCCTCGGAAAGTAGCCGGCAAGGAGCTTGGCCCGGAGTAATCGCCGCCTATCGGCGATTCCTGCCGGTCAGCGACAAGACGCCGGTAGTGACTCTCAACGAGGGCAACACCCCGCTGATCCCGGCTCCACGACTGGCCAAAGCCGTCTTCGGGCCCGACCCCCGGCCCGCCCTATATCTCAAGTTCGAGGGTCTCAACCCGACCGCCTCGTTCAAGGACCGGGGGATGACCATGGCCGTCTCTAAGGCCGTGGAAGCGGGGGCCAAGGGGGTCATCTGCGCCTCGACCGGGAACACTTCGGCCTCGGCGGCCGCTTATGCGGCCCGGGCCGGGTTGGCCTGTCTGGTGGTCATCCCCAAGGGTGCGGTAGCCTCGGGCAAGTTGGCCCAAGCCCTGATCTATGGGGCTCGGGTCCTGGCCGTGGAGGGCAACTTCGACGTCGCCCTGGAGCTCGTCCGCGGACTCTGCGCCCGGCACCCGGAAATCGCCGTGGTCAACTCGATCAACCCCTATCGCCTGGAGGGACAGAAGACCGGAGCCTTCGAGATCGTCGAACAGCTCGGTCGGGCCCCGGAATTCCTGGCCATCCCGGTCGGCAACGCCGGGAACATCACCGCCTACTGGCGCGGTTTCAAGGAAGCCGCGGCGACCGTCGGCACCGGGCGGCCGAGGATGCTCGGATTCCAAGCTGAAGGGGCGGCGCCGTTCCTGTCGGGGAGGTTCGTCGACCGCCCGAAAACCATCGCCACGGCCATTCGCATCGGTCACCCGGCCAGTTGGGACGGGGCCCGCTCGGCGGTGGCCGAATCGGACGGGCAGTTTACGGCGGTCAGCGACGAGGAGATCGTCGTTGCCTATCGCCTGCTGGCCCGGCTCGAAGGAGTCTTCTGTGAGCCGGCCTCCGCGGTCACCTTGGCCGGTTTGGCCAAGCTGGCCCGGGAGGGCGGGTTCAGCGAGGCTCATGTCGGCACAGGCGCGGCCGTTGTCTGCATCCTAACCGGAAACGGGTTGAAAGACCCGAACCGGGCGAGGCGGGTCTCGATCGCGCCGGAACCGGTCCGGGCCGATCTCGACCTGGTCGAGGAGGTCGCCTTCGGAATGGACGGCGGGGAAGTGGGACGGTGA